The Bombus fervidus isolate BK054 chromosome 3, iyBomFerv1, whole genome shotgun sequence genome includes a window with the following:
- the LOC139985281 gene encoding rap1 GTPase-activating protein 1 isoform X4, with product MLKIRMLDYIGDTGRQQLEQSVYCEAESRRTAVEDERQDIQGANQEKIKGTTQDLFELLERVQCSRLDDQRCVLPPYFSQTPREDRAASSPGNQNNHTPTPSPSPVGDAPAGRALMEAALQQATSGTQPPLVVTPPGYWVDGTDHRHALDSAGRALLPAQPAWQPRIDQDDTAKCYRRFFVGREHVNLVGRDGENGPVLVSVKAETVAGQEHWRVLLRLRAGSTHELVPAANLGPNPSPAKMVKAINESLNVSTLMPVVCSGAGTLIARYDEHALVSRFKFGVLHQRAGQVTEEQLFGNRQITPAFQEFLDLLGQKIDLKDHKGYRGGLDTRHGQTGDSAVYEVFRGREVLFHVASLLPYSPGDSQQLQRKRHIGNDIVAIIFQEEPTPFSPDMIASHFLHAFIVVQVVDPCTPNTRYKVSITARNDVPWFGPALPTPAVFLRGVDFKEFLLTKLVNAENAAYKAEKFSKLELRTRSALLESLTEELQAKTAEFLGGAIGLGAAGMGFGGNCPVSPTASDASGSGSGGSGSRFIDTVRKALISRVRNASTESVPQQLSKKGQSEPSPPSNRQSTTKISSKRSVEPSSPLGSPDLTLRRDSERGSPSLGSQDSSLSNTDNQDSSLATLQQDEVDRRESTTSICASNDTTLVDKTSVSSVQRLTHENLRKQERCEKTETTQRVISESDDSSLNSELELDQAVYPDSDTGLESMSSAETHDTARCTTKDGVLENENLRMEVTRLKCDKLDLLRQNVTCQRDIKRLREKELQLQSDLAAASKEILRLRAMLKECSTSIPLDNNNQQTSTV from the exons ACCCCGAGGGAGGACAGGGCAGCGTCGAGTCCTGGTAATCAGAATAATCACACACCCACGCCATCCCCGTCACCAGTTGGCGATGCACCCGCTGGCAGGGCTCTTATGGAGGCTGCGCTTCAGCAAGCCACTTCCGGAACTCAGCCACCTCTTGTGGTGACACCGCCTGGATACTGGGTCGACGGTACCGATCATCGACACGCCCTGGACTCAGCTGGCAGGGCGTTACTTCCGGCGCAGCCTGCATGGCAACCCAGGATAGACCAAGATGATACAGCCAAATGCTATAGGCGATTCTTCGTTGGAAGG gAGCACGTGAATCTGGTGGGAAGGGACGGAGAGAACGGGCCGGTCCTCGTCTCGGTGAAGGCCGAGACGGTTGCTGGACAGGAGCATTGGAGGGTCTTGTTGCGATTGCGAGCGGGTTCGACTCACGAATTGGTACCGGCCGCGAATCTCGGCCCGAATCCATCACCTGCGAAAATGGTCAAG GCGATCAACGAATCCCTGAACGTGAGCACGCTGATGCCGGTTGTCTGTTCCGGTGCTGGTACACTGATAGCACGGTATGACGAACATGCCTTGGTATCGAGGTTTAAATTCGGTGTTCTTCACCAACGTGCCGGCCAAGTTACCGAAGAACAACTCTTTGGAAACAGACAAATTACACCAGCTTTCCAAGAGTTTCTTGACTTATTGGGTCAGAAAATCGACTTGAAAGATCATAAAGG ATACCGCGGAGGTTTGGATACTCGACATGGACAGACCGGAGATTCCGCGGTATACGAAGTATTTCGAGGTCGAGAAGTGCTGTTTCATGTGGCTTCTCTGTTGCCATACAGTCCAGGAGACTCTCAGCAATTGCAGCGTAAAAGACACATCGGCAATGACATCGTCGCGATAATATTCCAAGAGGAGCCAACCCCTTTCAGTCCAGATATGATCGCCAGTCACTTCTTACATGCATTCATCGTGGTACAAGTCGTCGACCCCTGCACTCCTAATACAAG GTACAAGGTCAGTATAACGGCACGAAACGATGTTCCCTGGTTTGGTCCAGCTTTGCCAACACCAGCTGTATTTTTGCGGGGAGTCGATTTCAAGGAATTCCTTTTGACGAAATTAGTGAACGCTGAGAATGCGGCGTATAAAGCTGAGAAGTTTTCAAAACTTGAG CTAAGAACAAGATCAGCTCTGTTAGAATCTTTAACGGAAGAATTACAAGCAAAGACTGCAGAATTTCTCGGTGGAGCGATCGGCTTAGGAGCTGCCGGTATGGGGTTTGGAGGAAATTGCCCAGTAAGCCCAACAGCAAGTGATGCATCAGGATCTGGTAGCGGTGGAAGTGGTTCTAGATTTATCGATACCGTTCGAAAGGCGCTAATATCGCGTGTTAGAAATGCCTCGACGGAGAGCGTACCACAACAATTATCAAAAAAGGGCCAGTCAGAGCCCAGTCCACCAAGCAATCGACAATCGACCACGAAAATTAGTAGCAAACGTTCGGTAGAACCTTCGAGTCCCTTAGGTTCTCCGGATTTAACCCTTCGAAGAGATTCAGAACGTGGAAGCCCTAGCTTAGGAAGTCAGGATAGTAGTTTATCCAATACAGACAATCAAGATAGTAGTTTGGCCACCTTGCAACAAGATGAAGTTGATCGTAGAGAATCTACTACTTCAATTTGTGCTAGCAATGACACGACGTTGGTGGACAAAACTTCTGTATCATCTGTTCAAAGACTGACTCACGAAAATTTACGAAAACAAGAGCGATGCGAGAAAACAGAAACAACACAGCGTGTTATTTCGGAAAGTGACGATAGCTCATTAAATAGCGAGCTGGAGCTAGACCAAGCTGTATATCCCGACAGCGATACAGGTCTCGAATCAATGAGTTCAGCTGAAACTCATGATACAGCAAGATGTACTACTAAGGATGGCGTtctagaaaatgaaaatttacgaaTGGAAGTCACTAGGCTTAAATGCGATAAGTTAGATTTACTGAGGCAAAATGTG aCTTGCCAACGTGATATAAAACGTCTACGAGAAAAGGAACTTCAGTTACAATCCGACCTTGCGGCTGCTTCAAAAGAAATTCTTCGATTGCGAGCAATGTTGAAAGAATGTTCGACGAGTATTCCATTGGATAACAATAATCAGCAAACGTCTACCGTTTAA
- the LOC139985281 gene encoding uncharacterized protein isoform X5, with the protein MMGVLRWRHDLRSDAGQQQQQRPNSERSSTGHNNHAHAHTHTLPKLISQTPREDRAASSPGNQNNHTPTPSPSPVGDAPAGRALMEAALQQATSGTQPPLVVTPPGYWVDGTDHRHALDSAGRALLPAQPAWQPRIDQDDTAKCYRRFFVGREHVNLVGRDGENGPVLVSVKAETVAGQEHWRVLLRLRAGSTHELVPAANLGPNPSPAKMVKAINESLNVSTLMPVVCSGAGTLIARYDEHALVSRFKFGVLHQRAGQVTEEQLFGNRQITPAFQEFLDLLGQKIDLKDHKGYRGGLDTRHGQTGDSAVYEVFRGREVLFHVASLLPYSPGDSQQLQRKRHIGNDIVAIIFQEEPTPFSPDMIASHFLHAFIVVQVVDPCTPNTRYKVSITARNDVPWFGPALPTPAVFLRGVDFKEFLLTKLVNAENAAYKAEKFSKLELRTRSALLESLTEELQAKTAEFLGGAIGLGAAGMGFGGNCPVSPTASDASGSGSGGSGSRFIDTVRKALISRVRNASTESVPQQLSKKGQSEPSPPSNRQSTTKISSKRSVEPSSPLGSPDLTLRRDSERGSPSLGSQDSSLSNTDNQDSSLATLQQDEVDRRESTTSICASNDTTLVDKTSVSSVQRLTHENLRKQERCEKTETTQRVISESDDSSLNSELELDQAVYPDSDTGLESMSSAETHDTARCTTKDGVLENENLRMEVTRLKCDKLDLLRQNVTCQRDIKRLREKELQLQSDLAAASKEILRLRAMLKECSTSIPLDNNNQQTSTV; encoded by the exons ACCCCGAGGGAGGACAGGGCAGCGTCGAGTCCTGGTAATCAGAATAATCACACACCCACGCCATCCCCGTCACCAGTTGGCGATGCACCCGCTGGCAGGGCTCTTATGGAGGCTGCGCTTCAGCAAGCCACTTCCGGAACTCAGCCACCTCTTGTGGTGACACCGCCTGGATACTGGGTCGACGGTACCGATCATCGACACGCCCTGGACTCAGCTGGCAGGGCGTTACTTCCGGCGCAGCCTGCATGGCAACCCAGGATAGACCAAGATGATACAGCCAAATGCTATAGGCGATTCTTCGTTGGAAGG gAGCACGTGAATCTGGTGGGAAGGGACGGAGAGAACGGGCCGGTCCTCGTCTCGGTGAAGGCCGAGACGGTTGCTGGACAGGAGCATTGGAGGGTCTTGTTGCGATTGCGAGCGGGTTCGACTCACGAATTGGTACCGGCCGCGAATCTCGGCCCGAATCCATCACCTGCGAAAATGGTCAAG GCGATCAACGAATCCCTGAACGTGAGCACGCTGATGCCGGTTGTCTGTTCCGGTGCTGGTACACTGATAGCACGGTATGACGAACATGCCTTGGTATCGAGGTTTAAATTCGGTGTTCTTCACCAACGTGCCGGCCAAGTTACCGAAGAACAACTCTTTGGAAACAGACAAATTACACCAGCTTTCCAAGAGTTTCTTGACTTATTGGGTCAGAAAATCGACTTGAAAGATCATAAAGG ATACCGCGGAGGTTTGGATACTCGACATGGACAGACCGGAGATTCCGCGGTATACGAAGTATTTCGAGGTCGAGAAGTGCTGTTTCATGTGGCTTCTCTGTTGCCATACAGTCCAGGAGACTCTCAGCAATTGCAGCGTAAAAGACACATCGGCAATGACATCGTCGCGATAATATTCCAAGAGGAGCCAACCCCTTTCAGTCCAGATATGATCGCCAGTCACTTCTTACATGCATTCATCGTGGTACAAGTCGTCGACCCCTGCACTCCTAATACAAG GTACAAGGTCAGTATAACGGCACGAAACGATGTTCCCTGGTTTGGTCCAGCTTTGCCAACACCAGCTGTATTTTTGCGGGGAGTCGATTTCAAGGAATTCCTTTTGACGAAATTAGTGAACGCTGAGAATGCGGCGTATAAAGCTGAGAAGTTTTCAAAACTTGAG CTAAGAACAAGATCAGCTCTGTTAGAATCTTTAACGGAAGAATTACAAGCAAAGACTGCAGAATTTCTCGGTGGAGCGATCGGCTTAGGAGCTGCCGGTATGGGGTTTGGAGGAAATTGCCCAGTAAGCCCAACAGCAAGTGATGCATCAGGATCTGGTAGCGGTGGAAGTGGTTCTAGATTTATCGATACCGTTCGAAAGGCGCTAATATCGCGTGTTAGAAATGCCTCGACGGAGAGCGTACCACAACAATTATCAAAAAAGGGCCAGTCAGAGCCCAGTCCACCAAGCAATCGACAATCGACCACGAAAATTAGTAGCAAACGTTCGGTAGAACCTTCGAGTCCCTTAGGTTCTCCGGATTTAACCCTTCGAAGAGATTCAGAACGTGGAAGCCCTAGCTTAGGAAGTCAGGATAGTAGTTTATCCAATACAGACAATCAAGATAGTAGTTTGGCCACCTTGCAACAAGATGAAGTTGATCGTAGAGAATCTACTACTTCAATTTGTGCTAGCAATGACACGACGTTGGTGGACAAAACTTCTGTATCATCTGTTCAAAGACTGACTCACGAAAATTTACGAAAACAAGAGCGATGCGAGAAAACAGAAACAACACAGCGTGTTATTTCGGAAAGTGACGATAGCTCATTAAATAGCGAGCTGGAGCTAGACCAAGCTGTATATCCCGACAGCGATACAGGTCTCGAATCAATGAGTTCAGCTGAAACTCATGATACAGCAAGATGTACTACTAAGGATGGCGTtctagaaaatgaaaatttacgaaTGGAAGTCACTAGGCTTAAATGCGATAAGTTAGATTTACTGAGGCAAAATGTG aCTTGCCAACGTGATATAAAACGTCTACGAGAAAAGGAACTTCAGTTACAATCCGACCTTGCGGCTGCTTCAAAAGAAATTCTTCGATTGCGAGCAATGTTGAAAGAATGTTCGACGAGTATTCCATTGGATAACAATAATCAGCAAACGTCTACCGTTTAA
- the LOC139985281 gene encoding rap1 GTPase-activating protein 2 isoform X7 — protein sequence MERKEKEQQRETSPTPREDRAASSPGNQNNHTPTPSPSPVGDAPAGRALMEAALQQATSGTQPPLVVTPPGYWVDGTDHRHALDSAGRALLPAQPAWQPRIDQDDTAKCYRRFFVGREHVNLVGRDGENGPVLVSVKAETVAGQEHWRVLLRLRAGSTHELVPAANLGPNPSPAKMVKAINESLNVSTLMPVVCSGAGTLIARYDEHALVSRFKFGVLHQRAGQVTEEQLFGNRQITPAFQEFLDLLGQKIDLKDHKGYRGGLDTRHGQTGDSAVYEVFRGREVLFHVASLLPYSPGDSQQLQRKRHIGNDIVAIIFQEEPTPFSPDMIASHFLHAFIVVQVVDPCTPNTRYKVSITARNDVPWFGPALPTPAVFLRGVDFKEFLLTKLVNAENAAYKAEKFSKLELRTRSALLESLTEELQAKTAEFLGGAIGLGAAGMGFGGNCPVSPTASDASGSGSGGSGSRFIDTVRKALISRVRNASTESVPQQLSKKGQSEPSPPSNRQSTTKISSKRSVEPSSPLGSPDLTLRRDSERGSPSLGSQDSSLSNTDNQDSSLATLQQDEVDRRESTTSICASNDTTLVDKTSVSSVQRLTHENLRKQERCEKTETTQRVISESDDSSLNSELELDQAVYPDSDTGLESMSSAETHDTARCTTKDGVLENENLRMEVTRLKCDKLDLLRQNVTCQRDIKRLREKELQLQSDLAAASKEILRLRAMLKECSTSIPLDNNNQQTSTV from the exons ACCCCGAGGGAGGACAGGGCAGCGTCGAGTCCTGGTAATCAGAATAATCACACACCCACGCCATCCCCGTCACCAGTTGGCGATGCACCCGCTGGCAGGGCTCTTATGGAGGCTGCGCTTCAGCAAGCCACTTCCGGAACTCAGCCACCTCTTGTGGTGACACCGCCTGGATACTGGGTCGACGGTACCGATCATCGACACGCCCTGGACTCAGCTGGCAGGGCGTTACTTCCGGCGCAGCCTGCATGGCAACCCAGGATAGACCAAGATGATACAGCCAAATGCTATAGGCGATTCTTCGTTGGAAGG gAGCACGTGAATCTGGTGGGAAGGGACGGAGAGAACGGGCCGGTCCTCGTCTCGGTGAAGGCCGAGACGGTTGCTGGACAGGAGCATTGGAGGGTCTTGTTGCGATTGCGAGCGGGTTCGACTCACGAATTGGTACCGGCCGCGAATCTCGGCCCGAATCCATCACCTGCGAAAATGGTCAAG GCGATCAACGAATCCCTGAACGTGAGCACGCTGATGCCGGTTGTCTGTTCCGGTGCTGGTACACTGATAGCACGGTATGACGAACATGCCTTGGTATCGAGGTTTAAATTCGGTGTTCTTCACCAACGTGCCGGCCAAGTTACCGAAGAACAACTCTTTGGAAACAGACAAATTACACCAGCTTTCCAAGAGTTTCTTGACTTATTGGGTCAGAAAATCGACTTGAAAGATCATAAAGG ATACCGCGGAGGTTTGGATACTCGACATGGACAGACCGGAGATTCCGCGGTATACGAAGTATTTCGAGGTCGAGAAGTGCTGTTTCATGTGGCTTCTCTGTTGCCATACAGTCCAGGAGACTCTCAGCAATTGCAGCGTAAAAGACACATCGGCAATGACATCGTCGCGATAATATTCCAAGAGGAGCCAACCCCTTTCAGTCCAGATATGATCGCCAGTCACTTCTTACATGCATTCATCGTGGTACAAGTCGTCGACCCCTGCACTCCTAATACAAG GTACAAGGTCAGTATAACGGCACGAAACGATGTTCCCTGGTTTGGTCCAGCTTTGCCAACACCAGCTGTATTTTTGCGGGGAGTCGATTTCAAGGAATTCCTTTTGACGAAATTAGTGAACGCTGAGAATGCGGCGTATAAAGCTGAGAAGTTTTCAAAACTTGAG CTAAGAACAAGATCAGCTCTGTTAGAATCTTTAACGGAAGAATTACAAGCAAAGACTGCAGAATTTCTCGGTGGAGCGATCGGCTTAGGAGCTGCCGGTATGGGGTTTGGAGGAAATTGCCCAGTAAGCCCAACAGCAAGTGATGCATCAGGATCTGGTAGCGGTGGAAGTGGTTCTAGATTTATCGATACCGTTCGAAAGGCGCTAATATCGCGTGTTAGAAATGCCTCGACGGAGAGCGTACCACAACAATTATCAAAAAAGGGCCAGTCAGAGCCCAGTCCACCAAGCAATCGACAATCGACCACGAAAATTAGTAGCAAACGTTCGGTAGAACCTTCGAGTCCCTTAGGTTCTCCGGATTTAACCCTTCGAAGAGATTCAGAACGTGGAAGCCCTAGCTTAGGAAGTCAGGATAGTAGTTTATCCAATACAGACAATCAAGATAGTAGTTTGGCCACCTTGCAACAAGATGAAGTTGATCGTAGAGAATCTACTACTTCAATTTGTGCTAGCAATGACACGACGTTGGTGGACAAAACTTCTGTATCATCTGTTCAAAGACTGACTCACGAAAATTTACGAAAACAAGAGCGATGCGAGAAAACAGAAACAACACAGCGTGTTATTTCGGAAAGTGACGATAGCTCATTAAATAGCGAGCTGGAGCTAGACCAAGCTGTATATCCCGACAGCGATACAGGTCTCGAATCAATGAGTTCAGCTGAAACTCATGATACAGCAAGATGTACTACTAAGGATGGCGTtctagaaaatgaaaatttacgaaTGGAAGTCACTAGGCTTAAATGCGATAAGTTAGATTTACTGAGGCAAAATGTG aCTTGCCAACGTGATATAAAACGTCTACGAGAAAAGGAACTTCAGTTACAATCCGACCTTGCGGCTGCTTCAAAAGAAATTCTTCGATTGCGAGCAATGTTGAAAGAATGTTCGACGAGTATTCCATTGGATAACAATAATCAGCAAACGTCTACCGTTTAA
- the LOC139985281 gene encoding uncharacterized protein isoform X6, with protein sequence MERKEKEQQRETSPVTVTTKISFATPREDRAASSPGNQNNHTPTPSPSPVGDAPAGRALMEAALQQATSGTQPPLVVTPPGYWVDGTDHRHALDSAGRALLPAQPAWQPRIDQDDTAKCYRRFFVGREHVNLVGRDGENGPVLVSVKAETVAGQEHWRVLLRLRAGSTHELVPAANLGPNPSPAKMVKAINESLNVSTLMPVVCSGAGTLIARYDEHALVSRFKFGVLHQRAGQVTEEQLFGNRQITPAFQEFLDLLGQKIDLKDHKGYRGGLDTRHGQTGDSAVYEVFRGREVLFHVASLLPYSPGDSQQLQRKRHIGNDIVAIIFQEEPTPFSPDMIASHFLHAFIVVQVVDPCTPNTRYKVSITARNDVPWFGPALPTPAVFLRGVDFKEFLLTKLVNAENAAYKAEKFSKLELRTRSALLESLTEELQAKTAEFLGGAIGLGAAGMGFGGNCPVSPTASDASGSGSGGSGSRFIDTVRKALISRVRNASTESVPQQLSKKGQSEPSPPSNRQSTTKISSKRSVEPSSPLGSPDLTLRRDSERGSPSLGSQDSSLSNTDNQDSSLATLQQDEVDRRESTTSICASNDTTLVDKTSVSSVQRLTHENLRKQERCEKTETTQRVISESDDSSLNSELELDQAVYPDSDTGLESMSSAETHDTARCTTKDGVLENENLRMEVTRLKCDKLDLLRQNVTCQRDIKRLREKELQLQSDLAAASKEILRLRAMLKECSTSIPLDNNNQQTSTV encoded by the exons ACCCCGAGGGAGGACAGGGCAGCGTCGAGTCCTGGTAATCAGAATAATCACACACCCACGCCATCCCCGTCACCAGTTGGCGATGCACCCGCTGGCAGGGCTCTTATGGAGGCTGCGCTTCAGCAAGCCACTTCCGGAACTCAGCCACCTCTTGTGGTGACACCGCCTGGATACTGGGTCGACGGTACCGATCATCGACACGCCCTGGACTCAGCTGGCAGGGCGTTACTTCCGGCGCAGCCTGCATGGCAACCCAGGATAGACCAAGATGATACAGCCAAATGCTATAGGCGATTCTTCGTTGGAAGG gAGCACGTGAATCTGGTGGGAAGGGACGGAGAGAACGGGCCGGTCCTCGTCTCGGTGAAGGCCGAGACGGTTGCTGGACAGGAGCATTGGAGGGTCTTGTTGCGATTGCGAGCGGGTTCGACTCACGAATTGGTACCGGCCGCGAATCTCGGCCCGAATCCATCACCTGCGAAAATGGTCAAG GCGATCAACGAATCCCTGAACGTGAGCACGCTGATGCCGGTTGTCTGTTCCGGTGCTGGTACACTGATAGCACGGTATGACGAACATGCCTTGGTATCGAGGTTTAAATTCGGTGTTCTTCACCAACGTGCCGGCCAAGTTACCGAAGAACAACTCTTTGGAAACAGACAAATTACACCAGCTTTCCAAGAGTTTCTTGACTTATTGGGTCAGAAAATCGACTTGAAAGATCATAAAGG ATACCGCGGAGGTTTGGATACTCGACATGGACAGACCGGAGATTCCGCGGTATACGAAGTATTTCGAGGTCGAGAAGTGCTGTTTCATGTGGCTTCTCTGTTGCCATACAGTCCAGGAGACTCTCAGCAATTGCAGCGTAAAAGACACATCGGCAATGACATCGTCGCGATAATATTCCAAGAGGAGCCAACCCCTTTCAGTCCAGATATGATCGCCAGTCACTTCTTACATGCATTCATCGTGGTACAAGTCGTCGACCCCTGCACTCCTAATACAAG GTACAAGGTCAGTATAACGGCACGAAACGATGTTCCCTGGTTTGGTCCAGCTTTGCCAACACCAGCTGTATTTTTGCGGGGAGTCGATTTCAAGGAATTCCTTTTGACGAAATTAGTGAACGCTGAGAATGCGGCGTATAAAGCTGAGAAGTTTTCAAAACTTGAG CTAAGAACAAGATCAGCTCTGTTAGAATCTTTAACGGAAGAATTACAAGCAAAGACTGCAGAATTTCTCGGTGGAGCGATCGGCTTAGGAGCTGCCGGTATGGGGTTTGGAGGAAATTGCCCAGTAAGCCCAACAGCAAGTGATGCATCAGGATCTGGTAGCGGTGGAAGTGGTTCTAGATTTATCGATACCGTTCGAAAGGCGCTAATATCGCGTGTTAGAAATGCCTCGACGGAGAGCGTACCACAACAATTATCAAAAAAGGGCCAGTCAGAGCCCAGTCCACCAAGCAATCGACAATCGACCACGAAAATTAGTAGCAAACGTTCGGTAGAACCTTCGAGTCCCTTAGGTTCTCCGGATTTAACCCTTCGAAGAGATTCAGAACGTGGAAGCCCTAGCTTAGGAAGTCAGGATAGTAGTTTATCCAATACAGACAATCAAGATAGTAGTTTGGCCACCTTGCAACAAGATGAAGTTGATCGTAGAGAATCTACTACTTCAATTTGTGCTAGCAATGACACGACGTTGGTGGACAAAACTTCTGTATCATCTGTTCAAAGACTGACTCACGAAAATTTACGAAAACAAGAGCGATGCGAGAAAACAGAAACAACACAGCGTGTTATTTCGGAAAGTGACGATAGCTCATTAAATAGCGAGCTGGAGCTAGACCAAGCTGTATATCCCGACAGCGATACAGGTCTCGAATCAATGAGTTCAGCTGAAACTCATGATACAGCAAGATGTACTACTAAGGATGGCGTtctagaaaatgaaaatttacgaaTGGAAGTCACTAGGCTTAAATGCGATAAGTTAGATTTACTGAGGCAAAATGTG aCTTGCCAACGTGATATAAAACGTCTACGAGAAAAGGAACTTCAGTTACAATCCGACCTTGCGGCTGCTTCAAAAGAAATTCTTCGATTGCGAGCAATGTTGAAAGAATGTTCGACGAGTATTCCATTGGATAACAATAATCAGCAAACGTCTACCGTTTAA